The genomic window CAACGCGGACTCGAGCACCAGCGCCACCGGCTGCCCGGCCGCCAGCAGCGAGCGCACCGCACCGGAGTCCAGGAGCTGCTGCGGATCGCGAAGGTGTCCACGGACCACCGCCAGACGGCCTGGCAGCTGGCAGGTCAGCTTGGCCCGCAGGTGGCTCAGCACGATCGGGTCGTGATCCACGTACACCACCCGCCCTCGCGGGTCCTCCGCCTGGACCACCTCGTGCAGATGAGGCAGAGACGGCAGCCCGGCTCCCAGGACCAGCACCTCCCGAATATGCTCTTCCCGCACCAGGCGGCACAACGCGCGTTCCACGAACCGCCGACGAGCCCGCACACTCTCCGCGAACCCGGGTACCGCGGCGCTCAGTTGCTCCGCCGCGGTGCGGTCACCGCGAAGGCCGTCCTTCCCACCGAGCAGCTGGTGGTCGATCCGGCCCGGCAGCGCCCGGTCCAGCGGGGCGCCGGGCTCCCAGTCGTGCAGGTAGGCCGGCGCCAGAACGGCGGTGTGAGCAGCATCGGTGGTGACCAGCCGCCGTCTGGCCTGAGGTGGTGACTGCGGTTCCTGGAGGGTGGCCATGGTGTCCTCGGCGATATCTGGGGGCTGCGGGGTTACTGATTGGTGCACCCGCACGCCGCGAAGGGGGTAACGCGGCGTGCGGGTGGTAGAGGGTGGGCCGCGCCGGTGGGACGACGAGCGCGGCCCGTTCTTCCCTGCTGTGGCGCCGAGTTGGTGGGACGCAACCGCAGCAGCGAAGAGCTTGGGGCCGTCCAACGACATCGGGTCAATGCTGTCGGCCGGACGATGGACGGGGTCACTACGGAGAGGGACGATTGGGGGACGTCCCGGGACGTTCGGCTTCGCAATTGGCTGGCCCGGCATGGCAGCCGACCGCGGCCGTCCGGCTCGTCGGCCACCTACTGTCCTGTTTCCTGCCGTATCGCCACCACTTCGCGCGCCGATCATCTGCTGAACTGTCAAGGCCGTCGGGTATCACTGCCATGTCATTTGGCTGATAACGGCTACACAGAACCGATGTGAGGCTGTATCAGTGAAGAGATGGACTGGCTCTCTTCTCTGAACAAGCCATCGGATCCCAGGGCGTCGCACGAATGGAAGGTGTCACTGAATGACAGCCACCAGGACGCTGCTGTGGGTTCTCGCAGAGCAACGCCACTGGAGCTACTCGGACTTCGACCGGGCGTTCTCGGCTGCGGCCAAGCAACTGGGGAGGCGGCTGGCGGACTCGAAGTTCGACAGCCTCACGGTCTCGGAGCCGACCTATCGCCGGTGGACGGGTGGCCGGGTCGAGAAGCCGAGCGGCCACTCGGCTCAGGTGTTGGAGCACATGTTCCAGGTCCCGGTGGCCGATCTGCTAGCTCCGGCGGCCGACGGCAGCCTCACCTCACCACCCGTGTACGACCTCGAAAGCGATCTCACGATGACGTCACGCGACGCCTCCGACCACGCCTTCTCCCTTGCCTCCCAATCACTGCCTGGTATGTCGC from Kitasatospora sp. NBC_01287 includes these protein-coding regions:
- a CDS encoding SAM-dependent methyltransferase, producing MATLQEPQSPPQARRRLVTTDAAHTAVLAPAYLHDWEPGAPLDRALPGRIDHQLLGGKDGLRGDRTAAEQLSAAVPGFAESVRARRRFVERALCRLVREEHIREVLVLGAGLPSLPHLHEVVQAEDPRGRVVYVDHDPIVLSHLRAKLTCQLPGRLAVVRGHLRDPQQLLDSGAVRSLLAAGQPVALVLESALEFISDEEDPRLLVAELMKGLPRGSWLVLLHATADFAPSSWQTITEIYRSHGIKIYPRSLEQIAAFMDRMLLAAPGLVAVNQWYLDERALAELGDAAVSRYGAIARLSVPAAGAGGVA